The following are encoded together in the Argopecten irradians isolate NY chromosome 5, Ai_NY, whole genome shotgun sequence genome:
- the LOC138323744 gene encoding josephin-2-like, with protein sequence MDNSKQPKQDIYHERQVKELCALHALNNLYQDKKAFSKKDLDEVCIRLSPDHFINPHRSVLGFGNYDVNVIMAAVQKKNCETLWFDKRKDIKCLIPENIFGFILNIPTDYKWGVLRLPFKRKHWIAFRKIGDVYYNLDSKLDTPQVIGDEKILLGFLRQELEDEEKELLLVVHQDVERKGSWRRSEEKKSRRSSGSKGKKSSESVTPTHSGSRDSPKHQASHRDDVVQPFQCNSASGINTTSPNTTPHLQSLHDL encoded by the exons ATGGATAACTCAAAGCAACCTAAACAAGATATTTACCACGAGCGACAGGTAAAGGAATTATGTGCCTTGCATGCACTAAATAACCTTTACCAGGACAAGAAGGCGTTCAGCAAAAAAGATCTGGACGAAGTCTGCATTAG ACTTTCTCCTGATCATTTTATCAACCCTCACAGAAGTGTCCTTGGCTTTGGCAATTATGATGTCAATGTAATCATGGCAGCTGTTCAGAAAAAGAACTGTGAAACTCTTTGGTTTGATAAGAGAAA aGATATTAAGTGCTTAATCCCAGAGAATATCTTCGGCTTTATCCTGAACATACCTACAGATTACAAATGGGGTGTGCTTAGACTTCCATTCAAGCGGAAACATTGGATAGCCTTTCGCAAGATAGGAGACGTCTACTATAACTTGGACTCCAAGCTAGATACTCCTCAAGTAATAGGTGATGAAAAGATATTACTGGGATTTTTACGCCAGGAGCTTGAGGATGAGGAAAAAGAGCTACTTTTAGTGGTCCACCAGGACGTTGAACGTAAAGGATCTTGGAGGAGATCTGAGGAGAAGAAGTCACGGAGGTCAAGTGGTAGTAAGGGAAAGAAATCAAGTGAGTCGGTGACTCCTACACACTCTGGAAGTCGTGATTCACCAAAACATCAGGCCTCTCACAGGGACGATGTAGTCCAGCCATTTCAATGTAATTCAGCCAGTGGTATAAATACTACCTCACctaacaccacaccacatcTTCAGAGTTTACATGACCTCTGA
- the LOC138324405 gene encoding GTP-binding protein 1-like produces the protein MTINVVKIGANAGVIGMTKEHLGLALALSVPVFVVVTKIDMCPANVLQETLKMLQRILKSPGCRKIPVLVQNQDDVVCSATNFTSERMCPIFQVSNVSGENLDLLKMFMNLLTTRVKCHPTEPAEFQIDDTFSVPGVGTVVSGTLLQGQIRLNDSLLLGPDALGHFQPIIIKSIHRKRMAVREVRGGQTASFALKKIKRSSIRKGMVLISPRLEPKACWEFESEILVLHHPTTISVRYQAMVHVGSVRQTATIISMTSEHLRTGDKAIVRFRFIKNPEYLKTDMKMVFREGRTKAIGNISKLYPHVSAVAQNTRQHRAAKKAQEANHQSHPANEPQKPSKRRSRGGMARAPQTSIPEQGESSSTLIKRSPPGSAVTVAS, from the exons atgacCATCAATGTTGTAAAG ATTGGAGCTAACGCTGGAGTGATCGGAATGACAAAGGAACATCTAGGTCTAGCCCTGGCACTCAGTGTTCCAGTCTTCGTTGTGGTCACTAAGATAGACATGTGTCCAGCTAACGTCCTCCAGGAAACCCTCAAGATGCTGCAGAGAATCCTCAAGTCCCCAGGCTGTAGGAAGATCCCTGTACTGGTACAAAATCAGGATGATGTAGTATGCTCGGCAACTAACTTCACATCGGAAAG GATGTGTCCTATATTTCAAGTGTCAAATGTGTCGGGAGAAAATTTAGATTTACTTAAGATGTTTATGAATCTGCTGACAACAAGAGTGAAATGTCACCCGACAGAGCCAGCAGAATTCCAGATAGACGATACATTCTCTGTCCCT GGTGTTGGAACAGTGGTGTCTGGGACACTCCTACAGGGACAGATCAGGCTAAACGACTCACTTTTACTGGGTCCTGATGCTCTTGGACACTTCCAGCCTATCATCATCAAAAGTATCCACAGGAAGAGGATGGCAGTACGAGAAGTCAGAGGTGGTCAAACAGCATCTTTTGCTCTCAAAAAG ATCAAACGATCGTCAATACGTAAAGGAATGGTGCTGATCTCTCCAAGACTAGAACCAAAAGCCTGCTGGGAGTTTGAGTCAGAGATATTGGTTCTACATCACCCTACCACAATATCTGTCCGTTACCAGGCCATGG TCCACGTTGGTAGTGTACGACAGACAGCGACCATTATAAGTATGACCAGCGAACATCTGAGAACTGGTGACAAAGCCATTGTAAGGTTCAGGTTCATCAAAAACCCAGAATACCTCAAGACAGACATGAAAATGGTGTTCAGGGAAGGCCGTACCAAAGCTATAGGAAACATTAGTAAACTGTATCCCCATGTGAGTGCTGTGGCGCAGAATACGCGGCAGCACAGAGCAGCCAAGAAAGCCCAGGAGGCTAACCACCAGTCACACCCGGCTAATGAGCCACAGAAACCAAGCAAAAGGCGATCGCGAGGGGGCATGGCCAGAGCACCTCAGACATCAATACCAGAGCAGGGCGAGTCTAGCTCCACACTAATAAAAAGATCTCCCCCAGGTAGTGCAGTGACCGTTGCTTCATAA